One Setaria viridis chromosome 3, Setaria_viridis_v4.0, whole genome shotgun sequence DNA window includes the following coding sequences:
- the LOC117849430 gene encoding uncharacterized protein isoform X1, which yields MEQVSLGNRYKECRPRRTSSCQTKILVGKDVLNELEQRRSSPSVIAKLMGIEVLPPSSVVHSRPQEFKDVFEVSEEPPEAVTKERSHHFPKGLPSLKQRALRLKRLMPSKTVYRDDKHDCRVECTEGLACLNSVEINNPLFEKCPHDMNYSANYQHENNTSSVCTTYPVGLANSSLSNFRLLSRAKIEDFNSIVVLEPCLEKGHDPENVFSIPYLSPVNKNSRRAMKHKQSEFAVMENGRVRQHLIGTEDINVPRIRKERFLTSDSIDPQQIEQEASFHQLGNIDASCSGSSQRYSCGNDNFRQTNRSSSNSALSKIRRHAESAVGSKTLAEMFALSDSERLKLNSDLHSPIQRNKTNHGDGHSKDGCFIVLPKHAPLLSIRRSMDRNSCLEGSSQGKNNPITSNSHNNGKCQFDSFGDKARLLKQIGNGSEANLRNSSCFQNLTADNFSTPDCSNEKVLFTTDEDLVQQPAESEASGLNLQFSRKKRVKRLPFHCHEYESISVSDDTDGTKSCKGLKEVEQPSPVSILEPPTDEDSCFSGCFKYDLQEMTKKQSDGHQNHYEPEVSMCSDDEDHSSYQSLEAFQVEEDRDFSYLLDILICSGIVVADWQLICKSWYLPGYPVGPHVFDRLERKYNKIVTWAKPERRLLFDLVNSILSEVLAPCIDVHPWVQSSRHCVPLWGPEGPIEKVWQTVVRQREDCVTGHPDEMVLDTNWLELGNDINMLGKQIARMLLADLLEEDIVDFLGELVVS from the exons ATGGAACAAGTTTCA CTTGGCAACAGATACAAGGAGTGCAGGCCACGAAGAACTAGCAGCTGTCAAACAAAAATACTTGTTGGAAAGGATGTATTAAATGAACTAGAGCAAAGGCGTTCATCACCCAGTGTGATTGCAAAACTGATGGGAATTGAGGTGCTGCCACCTTCTAGTGTAGTCCATAGTCGGCCTCAAGAATTCAAGGATGTGTTTGAAGTGTCAGAGGAGCCACCAGAGGCTGTCACAAAGGAGAGGTCCCACCATTTCCCGAAAGGCTTGCCAAGCTTGAAACAAAGAGCGTTAAGATTAAAAAGGCTTATGCCATCAAAAACTGTCTATAGAGATGATAAACATGATTGTCGTGTGGAGTGCACAGAGGGCTTGGCTTGCTTGAACTCAGTGGAAATAAATAACCCTTTATTTGAGAAGTGCCCTCATGACATGAACTATTCTGCAAATTATCAGCATGAGAACAATACATCAAGTGTTTGCACGACGTACCCTGTGGGTTTAGCCAATTCTTCACTCAGCAATTTCAGACTTTTGTCAAGAGCAAAAATTGAAGATTTCAACAGCATTGTAGTTTTGGAGCCATGCTTGGAAAAAGGCCATGATCCAGAAAACGTTTTTTCCATTCCATACCTTTCTCCTGTTAATAAGAACAGCAGGAGAGCCATGAAACACAAGCAATCTGAGTTTGCTGTGATGGAGAATGGAAGAGTTCGGCAACATTTGATAGGTACCGAAGATATTAATGTGCCTAGAATTAGGAAAGAAAGATTCTTGACTAGTGACTCCATTGATCCACAGCAAATTGAACAAGAAGCATCATTTCATCAGCTTGGCAATATTGATGCGAGCTGTTCTGGATCATCTCAGAGGTATTCTTGTGGTAATGATAACTTTAGGCAAACTAACAGGTCATCATCAAACAGTGCATTGTCGAAAATACGCCGTCATGCAGAATCAGCTGTTGGTTCGAAAACTCTTGCAGAAATGTTCGCTTTATCTGATTCTGAAAGATTGAAGCTAAATTCGGACTTGCATTCTCCTATTCAACGCAATAAGACTAACCATGGCGATGGTCATAGCAAGGATGGATGCTTTATAGTTCTACCAAAGCATGCACCTCTGCTGTCTATTCGACGCTCAATGGACAGGAATTCTTGCTTGGAAGGTTCCTCTCAGGGTAAAAATAATCCAATTACATCAAATAGTCATAACAATGGTAAGTGTCAGTTTGATTCTTTCGGGGATAAAGCAAGACTGCTGAAGCAAATTGGCAATGGCAGTGAAGCTAACTTGAGGAATTCTTCCTGTTTCCAAAATCTTACGGCAGACAACTTTTCAACTCCTGATTGCTCAAATGAAAAAGTATTGTTCACAACAGATGAAGATTTAGTGCAACAACCTGCTGAATCTGAAGCTTCAGGGTTGAACTTGCAGTTTTCTAGGAAAAAACGG GTGAAAAGATTGCCTTTCCATTGTCACGAGTATGAATCAATATCTGTTTCGGATGATACTGATGGTACAAAGTCTTGTAAAGGCTTAAAAGAGGTTGAACAACCAAGCCCAGTGTCCATCCTTGAGCCTCCAACTGATGAAGATAGTTGTTTTTCAGGATGTTTCAAGTATGACTTGCAAGAGATGACTA AGAAACAAAGTGATGGTCACCAAAATCATTATGAACCTGAAGTTTCCATGTGTAGTGATGATGAAGACCATTCTTCTTACCAATCTTTGGAAGCATTTCAGGTCGAGGAAGACAGGGACTTCTCATATCTCCTTGACATACTTATATGCTCTGGTATCGTAGTTGCTGACTGGCAGCTCATTTGCAAATCATGGTACTTGCCTGGTTACCCTGTTGGCCCTCATGTCTTTGATAGGCTTGAAAGGAAGTACAACAAAATCGTCACATGGGCAAAGCCTGAGAGGAGGCTTCTGTTTGACCTCGTGAATTCGATCCTTTCCGAGGTACTTGCACCATGTATTGATGTGCACCCATGGGTGCAGTCTAGCAGACACTGTGTGCCTCTTTGGGGCCCTGAAGGGCCTATTGAGAAGGTCTGGCAGACAGTTGTTAGGCAGCGGGAAGATTGTGTTACAGGGCATCCTGATGAGATGGTTCTTGATACAAACTGGCTTGAATTAGGCAACGACATCAATATGCTGGGGAAGCAGATAGCCAGGATGTTACTCGCCGACCTCTTGGAAGAAGACATAGTGGACTTCCTAGGAGAGTTGGTAGTTTCATGA
- the LOC117849430 gene encoding uncharacterized protein isoform X2, whose product MEQVSLGNRYKECRPRRTSSCQTKILVGKDVLNELEQRRSSPSVIAKLMGIEVLPPSSVVHSRPQEFKDVFEVSEEPPEAVTKERSHHFPKGLPSLKQRALRLKRLMPSKTVYRDDKHDCRVECTEGLACLNSVEINNPLFEKCPHDMNYSANYQHENNTSSVCTTYPVGLANSSLSNFRLLSRAKIEDFNSIVVLEPCLEKGHDPENVFSIPYLSPVNKNSRRAMKHKQSEFAVMENGRVRQHLIGTEDINVPRIRKERFLTSDSIDPQQIEQEASFHQLGNIDASCSGSSQRYSCGNDNFRQTNRSSSNSALSKIRRHAESAVGSKTLAEMFALSDSERLKLNSDLHSPIQRNKTNHGDGHSKDGCFIVLPKHAPLLSIRRSMDRNSCLEGSSQGKNNPITSNSHNNDNFSTPDCSNEKVLFTTDEDLVQQPAESEASGLNLQFSRKKRVKRLPFHCHEYESISVSDDTDGTKSCKGLKEVEQPSPVSILEPPTDEDSCFSGCFKYDLQEMTKKQSDGHQNHYEPEVSMCSDDEDHSSYQSLEAFQVEEDRDFSYLLDILICSGIVVADWQLICKSWYLPGYPVGPHVFDRLERKYNKIVTWAKPERRLLFDLVNSILSEVLAPCIDVHPWVQSSRHCVPLWGPEGPIEKVWQTVVRQREDCVTGHPDEMVLDTNWLELGNDINMLGKQIARMLLADLLEEDIVDFLGELVVS is encoded by the exons ATGGAACAAGTTTCA CTTGGCAACAGATACAAGGAGTGCAGGCCACGAAGAACTAGCAGCTGTCAAACAAAAATACTTGTTGGAAAGGATGTATTAAATGAACTAGAGCAAAGGCGTTCATCACCCAGTGTGATTGCAAAACTGATGGGAATTGAGGTGCTGCCACCTTCTAGTGTAGTCCATAGTCGGCCTCAAGAATTCAAGGATGTGTTTGAAGTGTCAGAGGAGCCACCAGAGGCTGTCACAAAGGAGAGGTCCCACCATTTCCCGAAAGGCTTGCCAAGCTTGAAACAAAGAGCGTTAAGATTAAAAAGGCTTATGCCATCAAAAACTGTCTATAGAGATGATAAACATGATTGTCGTGTGGAGTGCACAGAGGGCTTGGCTTGCTTGAACTCAGTGGAAATAAATAACCCTTTATTTGAGAAGTGCCCTCATGACATGAACTATTCTGCAAATTATCAGCATGAGAACAATACATCAAGTGTTTGCACGACGTACCCTGTGGGTTTAGCCAATTCTTCACTCAGCAATTTCAGACTTTTGTCAAGAGCAAAAATTGAAGATTTCAACAGCATTGTAGTTTTGGAGCCATGCTTGGAAAAAGGCCATGATCCAGAAAACGTTTTTTCCATTCCATACCTTTCTCCTGTTAATAAGAACAGCAGGAGAGCCATGAAACACAAGCAATCTGAGTTTGCTGTGATGGAGAATGGAAGAGTTCGGCAACATTTGATAGGTACCGAAGATATTAATGTGCCTAGAATTAGGAAAGAAAGATTCTTGACTAGTGACTCCATTGATCCACAGCAAATTGAACAAGAAGCATCATTTCATCAGCTTGGCAATATTGATGCGAGCTGTTCTGGATCATCTCAGAGGTATTCTTGTGGTAATGATAACTTTAGGCAAACTAACAGGTCATCATCAAACAGTGCATTGTCGAAAATACGCCGTCATGCAGAATCAGCTGTTGGTTCGAAAACTCTTGCAGAAATGTTCGCTTTATCTGATTCTGAAAGATTGAAGCTAAATTCGGACTTGCATTCTCCTATTCAACGCAATAAGACTAACCATGGCGATGGTCATAGCAAGGATGGATGCTTTATAGTTCTACCAAAGCATGCACCTCTGCTGTCTATTCGACGCTCAATGGACAGGAATTCTTGCTTGGAAGGTTCCTCTCAGGGTAAAAATAATCCAATTACATCAAATAGTCATAACAATG ACAACTTTTCAACTCCTGATTGCTCAAATGAAAAAGTATTGTTCACAACAGATGAAGATTTAGTGCAACAACCTGCTGAATCTGAAGCTTCAGGGTTGAACTTGCAGTTTTCTAGGAAAAAACGG GTGAAAAGATTGCCTTTCCATTGTCACGAGTATGAATCAATATCTGTTTCGGATGATACTGATGGTACAAAGTCTTGTAAAGGCTTAAAAGAGGTTGAACAACCAAGCCCAGTGTCCATCCTTGAGCCTCCAACTGATGAAGATAGTTGTTTTTCAGGATGTTTCAAGTATGACTTGCAAGAGATGACTA AGAAACAAAGTGATGGTCACCAAAATCATTATGAACCTGAAGTTTCCATGTGTAGTGATGATGAAGACCATTCTTCTTACCAATCTTTGGAAGCATTTCAGGTCGAGGAAGACAGGGACTTCTCATATCTCCTTGACATACTTATATGCTCTGGTATCGTAGTTGCTGACTGGCAGCTCATTTGCAAATCATGGTACTTGCCTGGTTACCCTGTTGGCCCTCATGTCTTTGATAGGCTTGAAAGGAAGTACAACAAAATCGTCACATGGGCAAAGCCTGAGAGGAGGCTTCTGTTTGACCTCGTGAATTCGATCCTTTCCGAGGTACTTGCACCATGTATTGATGTGCACCCATGGGTGCAGTCTAGCAGACACTGTGTGCCTCTTTGGGGCCCTGAAGGGCCTATTGAGAAGGTCTGGCAGACAGTTGTTAGGCAGCGGGAAGATTGTGTTACAGGGCATCCTGATGAGATGGTTCTTGATACAAACTGGCTTGAATTAGGCAACGACATCAATATGCTGGGGAAGCAGATAGCCAGGATGTTACTCGCCGACCTCTTGGAAGAAGACATAGTGGACTTCCTAGGAGAGTTGGTAGTTTCATGA